In the genome of Abyssalbus ytuae, the window AAAAGGAAATATGCCCCTGGCGGGTGATGTATTTTTCCTGTGCATGGATTAGATTAAATAAAAATACAGACAGAACTAAAAAACATATACTTTTCATAATTTAAAGGTTTTAATTGATTATTACGCATCTTATTAAAATCACGTCCATAAGGTAACCGGTGCAAACTCCTTTTATAATGATATCCTGCCCTTCTTTAAGCTGCATTATTTTATTATTCTCTCCTTCCAGAATATGACAAATAACACTGCCCTGGGCAGAAATATTATTGTTATTAAAAACAATTACACCGTTTCCATTTGCCGCACCTATATGTCCTACTTTTCCTTTTACCTGAATTATCTGATTGAGATACTTTTTATTGGCTGATGTTTCATCACTCTGAAAATCGGTTAAAATTTCATCAGAATTTAATATTAAATCGGGAGAAGCCTCCGCAATATTAATATGTGGTTTATTGTACATTTTTGTTGCCAAATATCCTCCCAATCCTATAACTATTATTATGGAAATAGCAATGATTATGTGTTTTTTACTCATTTATAACCTGTTTTTTAATTATTTAGTGCTCCGTTATCTACCCAGCAACTAATGAGTTCTATCTCTTCATTGGTTAATGAGCCTCCAATAGGCATTGTTCTGTTTACTACCTGATCTTTAACAATAGCGGCATTATTGCTTACCCCATCATAGGTTCTTAAATCGGGGAATTGAGAGCCGTTATGGCAACTAATACAATTATTGTCAATAACAGGTTTTACCTGTGTGCTAAAAGAAATATCAGGACACTCATCTGTGCCTGAATTGATGTTGTCTTCTTCTACATTGTTATCACAAGATGTAGAAACAGCGATTAACAGCACTACCATAAGAGTGCTTCTCATTAATTTTTTCATGGTATTTTTCTTTTTTTCTAAATAAGAAGAAAAAACAATTTCCCTTCTCATTATAATTAAACAACCTACTTATTATTACATATCGGTAAAATTTTATTCTTATTAAAATCTAAATAAACTAAGGCATTTTAAAACGGTTAGGGAAAAATAGAAGGCGTACTAAAAACATAGTCCCTGTTTTTAACAGGCTTATGGCATTCAATACAACTTTGAACAAATGTTTGGTCTTTTCCAAAAGGCTTCAGTTCGGTTCCTAACCACCGGGCCCAACCCCAGCCATTTGTACCTGCATATTTTTTCGAATCTTTAAACATAAATTCGGCATGAACAAATGTTGATGGTATAATGGCAGCTTCCCAGTTTTCATCAACCCGTTGATTCCAGATTACTTTTCCCAGAATGGCTCCGTCCGGCCACGGATTTATCTCATTTTTATGTATTGCCTGTATTGCAATATCATTTCCCAGTATTACTCTTAACGTATTATTATCAACCCTGTATGAACTGCTTATTACCTGCCAGCTACGATAATCATGAGGAAAAGCTATTCCGTTTGGCGCATCGGCCGGTTTTTTAGGAAGATGTTTGTTTTCATTCCATTTTTTATATTCTTTTTCAAAGCTAATCCTTTCCTCATCTGTTGTTGTTTTAGCTATGGTATCCATTTGTGTTATATAGGATTCCAATAAACTTATATCTTCCTTATTTAAAACAGCATTCTTATGAAGCCACAAATAACGGGCAGGAGGCATTTCCTCTTTTTTAATTTTTGTTAAGGCATTAAAAAGAATGGTTTTTTTCTCCTTATCCGAATATTTATCCCATTCGGAAAAATTGAATTTTGAACGGGCTTTTTCCACATCTTTATTTACAATGGATGCTACAAATGGCAACTTATTAAACCATGATATATCAGTTTCATTAGAATGGCAATCATAGCAAGAGTTTTTTAAAACATCTTTTATTTCGTCCGGAACGGTACCAAGATCACTTGTTACCGGGGGATTTGAAACGACCGGCCTGAATTGAAGTATCACAACTATAACTATAAAGACAATAATGATGCTTAAAATTATTCTTCTTTTCATTTTTAACCTTATTAAAAGTCGTTTACAAATCCTCCTTAAAACATTGCTGTTTAGTAATAACAAGTTTTTGTTTAAATTAATATTTATGGTGCCGGAGCTTCCGGAGTATCAATATTTGC includes:
- a CDS encoding OB-fold putative lipoprotein, which gives rise to MSKKHIIIAISIIIVIGLGGYLATKMYNKPHINIAEASPDLILNSDEILTDFQSDETSANKKYLNQIIQVKGKVGHIGAANGNGVIVFNNNNISAQGSVICHILEGENNKIMQLKEGQDIIIKGVCTGYLMDVILIRCVIIN
- a CDS encoding cytochrome c, encoding MKKLMRSTLMVVLLIAVSTSCDNNVEEDNINSGTDECPDISFSTQVKPVIDNNCISCHNGSQFPDLRTYDGVSNNAAIVKDQVVNRTMPIGGSLTNEEIELISCWVDNGALNN
- a CDS encoding cytochrome P460 family protein, with the translated sequence MKRRIILSIIIVFIVIVVILQFRPVVSNPPVTSDLGTVPDEIKDVLKNSCYDCHSNETDISWFNKLPFVASIVNKDVEKARSKFNFSEWDKYSDKEKKTILFNALTKIKKEEMPPARYLWLHKNAVLNKEDISLLESYITQMDTIAKTTTDEERISFEKEYKKWNENKHLPKKPADAPNGIAFPHDYRSWQVISSSYRVDNNTLRVILGNDIAIQAIHKNEINPWPDGAILGKVIWNQRVDENWEAAIIPSTFVHAEFMFKDSKKYAGTNGWGWARWLGTELKPFGKDQTFVQSCIECHKPVKNRDYVFSTPSIFP